The proteins below are encoded in one region of Bifidobacterium catenulatum DSM 16992 = JCM 1194 = LMG 11043:
- a CDS encoding cell division protein PerM: MMAKNLKYWLQGLAVAAASMIIYAVALGCYIALMLLIISMEEGGDNLSAFSVPLTEAVVLLSQGSGFKTGSITLTIMPLLLTVMLIALISSLAKRIGTSFSGCVTGTAGWVLINIFFANSVDTELVDTTGMIIVKTAVVFILGYAIALIPEAPLTERGLEWIGKHVSLPVRKTITIGLALGLLLIAVYLVIGLIVVVYWVFSNQSAMVKLYELSGMQNGSRILTTIAMLAWIPNIAIWAVSWVFGAGFSIGDLAEFTMWSGQGTALPSLPIFGLLPSAIEADWVRIALMCIPLALPCIAGIIVMLFNKGFHIRADDADHQIDVKRVVFGLAYPAGTFCMSCVIVSVGSSLLFAISNGALGSKHLAHVGVDVIASTRKVGQPTAVGLFSSWLLTLVAVSMFFGIRWGIKRVREGRSGTSAAVLEPNNREIADAARTVTSTINNKEEQGDNNESTDTSSSGIGLP; the protein is encoded by the coding sequence ATGATGGCAAAGAACCTGAAGTATTGGTTGCAAGGGCTTGCCGTAGCGGCAGCGTCCATGATTATCTATGCTGTTGCCCTCGGCTGCTATATCGCACTGATGCTTCTGATCATCTCCATGGAGGAAGGCGGCGACAATCTGTCCGCCTTCTCCGTTCCCTTGACTGAAGCGGTTGTGCTTCTCAGCCAAGGATCCGGGTTCAAAACCGGATCCATCACACTGACGATTATGCCGTTGTTGTTGACGGTTATGCTGATTGCACTTATTTCATCGCTTGCCAAGCGTATTGGAACCAGTTTCTCCGGATGTGTGACGGGGACTGCTGGCTGGGTGCTGATCAACATATTCTTCGCCAACAGCGTCGATACCGAGCTTGTTGACACGACCGGCATGATTATCGTGAAAACGGCGGTCGTCTTCATACTGGGCTATGCCATTGCCTTGATTCCTGAGGCGCCGTTGACCGAGCGAGGGTTGGAATGGATTGGCAAGCATGTCTCGTTGCCGGTCCGTAAGACTATCACCATAGGCTTAGCTCTTGGTCTGTTGTTGATTGCAGTCTATCTGGTCATTGGCCTGATTGTGGTCGTGTATTGGGTGTTTAGCAATCAGTCGGCTATGGTGAAGCTGTATGAGTTGTCGGGAATGCAGAACGGCTCTCGTATACTTACGACTATCGCTATGCTCGCGTGGATTCCGAACATTGCGATTTGGGCGGTTTCCTGGGTGTTCGGAGCAGGTTTTTCGATTGGCGACCTTGCTGAATTCACTATGTGGAGCGGTCAGGGAACGGCATTGCCGTCGCTGCCGATATTCGGTCTGCTTCCCTCGGCAATTGAAGCGGATTGGGTTCGAATCGCATTAATGTGCATTCCTTTGGCGTTGCCCTGTATCGCAGGCATAATCGTCATGTTATTCAACAAGGGATTCCATATCAGAGCTGATGATGCTGATCACCAGATTGACGTCAAGCGGGTGGTGTTCGGACTCGCCTATCCCGCGGGAACATTCTGCATGTCCTGCGTGATCGTATCGGTAGGCTCGAGTTTGCTGTTCGCCATCTCCAACGGAGCACTGGGATCGAAACATCTTGCGCATGTCGGTGTCGATGTAATTGCGTCGACACGTAAGGTTGGACAGCCCACTGCAGTCGGGCTGTTCTCATCGTGGCTGCTGACTTTGGTGGCCGTATCCATGTTTTTCGGAATACGCTGGGGCATAAAGCGTGTCCGCGAGGGCAGGAGCGGTACATCCGCTGCGGTTCTCGAACCAAATAATCGTGAGATCGCCGATGCGGCCCGCACAGTGACCTCAACCATTAACAATAAGGAGGAGCAGGGTGACAACAACGAATCGACCGATACGTCGAGCTCTGGTATCGGTCTTCCATAA
- the sucD gene encoding succinate--CoA ligase subunit alpha: protein MTLFIEDGAPVIVQGMTGHQGMTHTARMLKAGTNIVGGVNARKAGQEVNFPEAKNGEDITLRVFGSCSEAVETTGAQASVVFVPPRFAKDAVVEAIEAGIKLIVVITEGIPVADSAYFVELALRKGVRIVGPNCPGLLTLSSMEGAQGCNLGIIPDGIVSRGPLGLVSKSGTLTYQLMGELSDIGFTACLGAGGDPIVGTTLQEALEAFENDDATKAVVMIGEIGGSAEQDAAKWASEHMTKPVVAYIAGFTAPEGRQMGHAGAIVSGGKGTAQDKKEALEAVGIRVGRTPGQTAEIMREVLASKSI from the coding sequence ATGACGCTTTTCATTGAGGATGGCGCACCTGTCATTGTGCAGGGCATGACTGGACACCAGGGTATGACCCATACCGCGCGCATGCTGAAGGCCGGTACCAATATCGTCGGCGGCGTCAATGCTCGCAAGGCCGGCCAGGAAGTCAATTTCCCTGAAGCAAAAAACGGCGAAGACATTACTCTACGTGTTTTTGGTAGCTGTTCCGAAGCTGTTGAAACTACCGGTGCGCAGGCAAGTGTTGTGTTCGTCCCGCCGCGTTTTGCTAAGGATGCCGTGGTCGAGGCCATTGAAGCCGGTATCAAGCTGATTGTGGTTATCACCGAAGGCATTCCGGTTGCCGACAGTGCGTATTTTGTTGAGCTCGCATTGCGCAAGGGCGTACGCATCGTCGGGCCGAACTGTCCTGGCCTGCTTACGCTTTCTTCGATGGAAGGTGCGCAGGGTTGCAATCTCGGCATCATTCCGGACGGCATCGTCTCCCGTGGACCTTTGGGATTGGTGTCCAAGTCCGGCACTCTTACCTATCAGCTGATGGGGGAGCTGTCCGACATCGGCTTCACCGCATGCTTGGGCGCTGGCGGCGATCCCATTGTTGGCACCACGTTGCAGGAAGCCCTTGAAGCATTTGAAAACGATGATGCCACTAAGGCCGTCGTGATGATTGGTGAAATTGGCGGTAGCGCCGAGCAGGATGCTGCAAAGTGGGCATCCGAGCATATGACCAAGCCTGTTGTCGCCTACATCGCTGGCTTCACGGCACCGGAAGGCAGGCAGATGGGTCATGCTGGAGCCATCGTTTCAGGCGGCAAGGGAACTGCGCAAGACAAGAAGGAAGCGCTCGAAGCCGTGGGCATCCGTGTTGGACGCACTCCGGGGCAGACTGCTGAAATCATGCGCGAGGTGCTCGCTTCCAAGTCGATATGA
- the sucC gene encoding ADP-forming succinate--CoA ligase subunit beta, with protein MDLYEYQARELLEEQGIPTPKAVFAQNSHEVAEAADQIGYPNVIKAQVKIGHRGQAGGVKLAKNRDEAILVSEGILPMTIHKHKVSGVLVAEAKNILHEYYVSISVDRSSRDFDVLATANGGTEVEEIAKEHPESVKRLHIDALEDFDLEAATKMAESIGFYHADVNQAAQILLKMWQCFKDNDATLVEINPLAKIGDPDDESSKTLCALDAKISLDDNAAFRHDGWNRFADPVHVDPFEQKAREHGLHYVHLQGSVGVIGNGAGLVMSSLDAISGAGEDQGTNVKPANFLDIGGGASAEVMCGSLEIVLSDPQVESVLVNVYGGITSCEQVAKGILEALDKLGSSKPLVVRFDGNAAAEGLRILAQANRVNLHVAQTMEEAAQQAARLAANGKEVR; from the coding sequence ATGGATCTCTATGAGTATCAGGCTAGGGAGCTGCTTGAAGAGCAGGGTATTCCAACGCCTAAAGCAGTGTTCGCGCAGAACTCTCACGAAGTGGCTGAGGCTGCCGATCAGATTGGCTACCCCAATGTGATCAAGGCTCAGGTGAAGATTGGTCATCGCGGTCAGGCTGGCGGTGTCAAGCTGGCGAAGAATCGCGATGAGGCTATTCTTGTATCCGAGGGCATCCTGCCGATGACCATTCACAAACATAAGGTCAGCGGCGTGTTGGTAGCCGAGGCAAAGAACATTCTTCACGAGTACTATGTCTCCATTTCCGTGGATCGTTCCTCCCGTGATTTCGATGTGCTTGCCACAGCGAATGGCGGTACTGAGGTTGAGGAGATCGCTAAGGAGCATCCGGAATCCGTCAAGCGTCTGCATATTGACGCGCTTGAGGATTTCGACCTCGAAGCGGCCACCAAAATGGCTGAAAGCATTGGTTTCTACCATGCCGATGTTAATCAGGCCGCACAGATTCTGTTGAAGATGTGGCAGTGCTTCAAAGACAATGACGCTACGCTTGTTGAGATCAACCCGCTTGCCAAGATCGGTGATCCAGATGACGAATCGTCCAAGACGTTGTGTGCGTTGGACGCCAAGATCTCTCTGGACGACAATGCGGCGTTCCGCCACGATGGGTGGAATCGGTTCGCGGATCCGGTGCATGTCGATCCGTTTGAGCAGAAGGCACGTGAACATGGCTTGCATTATGTGCATCTTCAAGGTTCCGTTGGTGTCATCGGCAACGGTGCCGGTTTGGTGATGAGTTCGCTCGACGCCATTTCCGGTGCCGGTGAGGATCAGGGAACCAATGTCAAACCTGCAAACTTCCTTGATATCGGTGGCGGCGCGTCTGCCGAAGTGATGTGCGGCAGTCTGGAGATTGTGCTCTCTGATCCGCAGGTCGAATCGGTGCTGGTCAACGTGTATGGTGGCATCACATCCTGCGAACAGGTGGCGAAAGGCATTTTGGAAGCTCTTGACAAGCTTGGCAGCTCCAAGCCTCTGGTGGTCCGTTTCGACGGCAACGCCGCTGCTGAGGGCCTGCGCATTCTGGCCCAAGCCAATCGAGTCAATCTGCATGTCGCACAAACCATGGAAGAAGCCGCACAGCAGGCCGCACGCCTTGCGGCCAATGGCAAGGAGGTTCGCTGA